CGTGTATGCCACCGGATTTTTCCTGGCAGTTTTGCTGGGTGCGGTCTTCAGCTCTTTTAATTCTCTCCTGAATAGCGCTGCGACGCTTTTCTGCCTCGACGTATATGCGCCGATGAAAAAGGAAGAAGTAAGTGATGAGCAGATGCTGCGTGTAGCTAAAATTGCCAGTGTGGTCATTGCACTGTTTTCGTTCATTGTTGCCCCACTCCTGTATTTCTCACCTGACGGTCTGTGGCAGATCATTCGCATATTCACCGGTTTCTATAACATCCCGGTTGTGGCGGTGGTTCTGGTCGGTCTGTTTACAAAGCGAGTTCCAGCGCTGGGAGCAAAAATCGCCATTATTTTCCATGTGGTCGCCTATGGCTTAATGAAGTTTGTACTAGACGAATTGCTGCCCATTCACTTTCTCCATCTCTACGCAGTGCTGTTCTTAATTGAAGTTGGCATCATGCTTGCAACCGGTTATCTCCGCCCACAGGCCGTAGCTTGGACTTACGAAATGAAGAACCTGGTGGACATGACTCCATGGCGCTTCCTTATCCCTTGTTCAGCCACTTTATTCTCCGGCGTAGTGGCCACGTATCTTTTGTTTTCCAAAGTGGGTTTAGTCGATGGCACCACTTCCCTTTTCTGGGTGCTGATCATCCTGCTGATTGTGATCAACGGTGGATTGTGGTTCTGGTTCAGTAGGCACAAGAGCCCAGCCGGAATGATTGTAGGTTCTTCGTCTAAAGAATAAATAATCCCCGGGGCAAGCCCTCGACCTTGCGGTCGCCAGCCGCTTCGCAGCTGCGGGGTATTTGAGATTTGAAATTGGAAATTTTGGTACGCCGCAACCGGCGGGATATTAGACCCGTGCCGAATAAATGCATAGCTACGATGGGCTAATCGAATTGCTGTAATAATTTGGTGTATCTGTTTCAGATTCCTATAGGACTTCAGATCTATCGCGATAAAGCGACTGGCTGGAACTTCTTCAATACGCGGGCCGATTCAGCTGCTGAAAGTTCGTCGAAGGCGACCTGTTGAAGGGCAGCAGCCTGTGTTTTGGATACGCCCAACTCGAACGCGCACCGTTCGCCTTCTCCGAGTGACCTTGGGTCAAGTCCGGTGAGTTCTCCGAAAACCACCAATGCGGACAGGTAGTATCCATAGGTTCCTCCATGGTAATGATCATGAGTCCAAAGGTCGACCTGACCAAAAGCAATGCCATCATAGGGATTAGGATCGGCAACTCCGGTTGCCATGGCTCGGTTCCACGCTTCACCTACAGGAATCACTCCGCCAATAAACGGCGAACTGTCTGCGGCGAGATTGTAAGCTGCCCTTACATCTTTCGCCATAACGTCGATTGTTTTGCCATGCCAATGACCTTTCTCAGGATAGGTTTGATCGGCACGTGACCAGGTAGCCTCCAAACGAATATTCACCTTGGAGTTCTGTTTATGAAGTAGCTCCGCCATTTGTTTGGCCGACGAGACCAAGACAGCTGGATCGCCCGGCTTATTCCGATCGAGAGTGCTGAAACCATGCATAACCACCTGATCCCAAGACTTGGCCAAGACGTCTGATTTCTCGGCCAAATGACGATCAATTCCAGACCCGCCAATCAATTCGTGATACACATCAAAATCCAGTCCGGCCTGAACCGTAAAAGCTTTGAACAGCGCCGGAACACCTCCCTTACCACTATCGTTGAGATCAGTCACCGATTTCGTTCGGTAATACTGAACGGCCGATCCGCCTCCATAGGTAAAACTGTTACCTATAAACAAAACCTTCTGGTCTTTTGAGTCACGATGCTCCGCAGCTTCAGAGGCAGTTGAAAGTACAGTTATTGCGATTGCGAGAAGACCTGGAATTTTGAACAGCGAAGTCATTTTCATTCCTGAAAATTGAATCCTGAGTAGGCTAACCGCAATCCTTTCATGGGGCCTGGTCTCCTTTTCTTTGAGAGAGTAATCCAGCACCGATGGATACGGAGCTTATCAAACAGAGGGCAAAACCAGAGAACCACGGTTCCAATCATTTCCTGTTAGTTATGGCTGGCGCTGAAGAATCACCTTACTTAAAAACCTTCCCAACATGTCTTCTCCCGAATCTAATATTACTACCCTCATCGACCAACAGAAAATGACGGCAATACAATATGCCACCATTCTCATTTGCTTTTTGATGAATATGCTGGATGGCATGGACGTGCTGGTAATCGCATTCACCGCTGCTTCCATCAGTGAAGAATGGGGAGTGAGCCCACAAGCTCTGGGTGTCGTTTTCAGCGCGGCTCTGATCGGGATGACCATGGGTGCGCTGTTCATTGCACCTCAGGCGGACAGGATTGGCCGAAAGGCCATTATTTTGGGGTGCGCTGTTCTTATGGGCGTTAGCGTTTTTGCCACCTCCTTCGCAGAAACGGTCAATCAACTCATGCTCTTGCGGTTCATTAGTGGCCTGGGAATAGGCAGTATGTTGGCAAGTGTTTCGACACTGGCATCAGAATATGCTCCCAATAAAAGCAAAGACTTTTGGGTTAGCCTGGTAATGGGTGGTTATCCTGTTGGAGCTGTTTTTGCAGGCCTGATTGCGGCTGAGATTATTCCAGCGATGGGCTGGCGAGGAATGTTTCAGTTCGCCGGTATCGCCACTCTGGTGACAATCCCGCTCGTTCTGTTTTTCCTGTCCGAATCCCTGGAATACCTGGTTAAAAAAAGGCCTCGGAATGCCTTGAAAAAAATCAACCGGATTCTCGAAAGAATGCAGATTCCTGCATTCAACACATTGCCTCACATCAAGGAAACAGCAAAAGCAGGTTCTGTTTCCAGTTTGTTAAAGGGAGAACTAAAAGCCCAAACACTCTTACTTTGGTTGGCCTTCTTTATGGCCTTTGCCACTCTGTATTTTCTCCTGAGCTGGATTCCAAAGCTGACCACTGCAGCTGGTATGCCGGAGCGCTTGGGTATATATTCAGGAACCGTTTTTAATTTAGGTTCGTTTGTAGGAATTGTCGCTTTGGGAGGGATGGCCGTTAAAATTGGTTTGCGAAAAACTATTCTTATTTTTCTAGGAAGCGCTGCGGTCCTGATGATGGTATTTGGAAACTTCTCAGGCTCCGCAATGGTGTTGGTAATGTTTGGTGTAATTGGCTTCGCGATGCAGGGTGGTTTTGTGGGATTGTATCCAGTAGCTGCTCGACTGTATCCAGCGGAAATAAGGACTACGGGTGTAGGCTGGGCCATCGGAGCCGGTCGGTTGGGTGCAATCCTTGGGCCCATTGTTGCCGGTCAACTGGTTGGCGCAGGTTTTACTATCGCAACGAACTTTATTATATTTGCGATCCCCTGCATCATCGCAGGAATGGCAGCTATGGCCATCAAATCCAATAACGTAAGTTAAGCAGATGAAGCATATCAACTGTGAGAATCCTGAAGTAGGCATGTAGCATATTAGAGTAATGAGAGCACACCGTTTATTTGTAATACTGCTCGTCTTGGGCACCACGGTTATTGGGTCTCTTATGATAACACGTGGGTACCGCGAAACGTGGATGCTTTGGCAATTTAGTCCCATGCCGCTTTCATTCTCTGATTTGCGGGTGATCACGGCAGGAGCAGAATCCCGGCGTGAAGGCCTCGACCCGATGGTCGACAACGCGAAGGATCCATGGAAACGGCAATTGAATTATCCGCGAGTCTGGCAACAGATAGTCCATCTCGGAATTAGCCAGAATCACACGGTGCCCATTGCACTGGTAATGATCGGTTCCTTTTTTGCCTCGATGTTACTTTGGCCGAAAAATCTGACTATTGGCGGAACGCTAGTGTAGTGCGTCTTAAATAATATAACATATTGGTTGACTTCCCCATCGTCACTGATTTAGGCTTTGGTCCATGAGAATCGCTCCTGTTGTTAAGCTTACTTCCGACCAAA
This genomic stretch from Verrucomicrobiota bacterium harbors:
- a CDS encoding MFS transporter; translated protein: MSSPESNITTLIDQQKMTAIQYATILICFLMNMLDGMDVLVIAFTAASISEEWGVSPQALGVVFSAALIGMTMGALFIAPQADRIGRKAIILGCAVLMGVSVFATSFAETVNQLMLLRFISGLGIGSMLASVSTLASEYAPNKSKDFWVSLVMGGYPVGAVFAGLIAAEIIPAMGWRGMFQFAGIATLVTIPLVLFFLSESLEYLVKKRPRNALKKINRILERMQIPAFNTLPHIKETAKAGSVSSLLKGELKAQTLLLWLAFFMAFATLYFLLSWIPKLTTAAGMPERLGIYSGTVFNLGSFVGIVALGGMAVKIGLRKTILIFLGSAAVLMMVFGNFSGSAMVLVMFGVIGFAMQGGFVGLYPVAARLYPAEIRTTGVGWAIGAGRLGAILGPIVAGQLVGAGFTIATNFIIFAIPCIIAGMAAMAIKSNNVS
- a CDS encoding PEP-CTERM sorting domain-containing protein gives rise to the protein MTSLFKIPGLLAIAITVLSTASEAAEHRDSKDQKVLFIGNSFTYGGGSAVQYYRTKSVTDLNDSGKGGVPALFKAFTVQAGLDFDVYHELIGGSGIDRHLAEKSDVLAKSWDQVVMHGFSTLDRNKPGDPAVLVSSAKQMAELLHKQNSKVNIRLEATWSRADQTYPEKGHWHGKTIDVMAKDVRAAYNLAADSSPFIGGVIPVGEAWNRAMATGVADPNPYDGIAFGQVDLWTHDHYHGGTYGYYLSALVVFGELTGLDPRSLGEGERCAFELGVSKTQAAALQQVAFDELSAAESARVLKKFQPVALSR